Proteins found in one Toxotes jaculatrix isolate fToxJac2 chromosome 18, fToxJac2.pri, whole genome shotgun sequence genomic segment:
- the ndufab1b gene encoding NADH:ubiquinone oxidoreductase subunit AB1b: protein MAARVLQQCVRSLARPSLRLCSGNLAVRAAAAPAAAIHRPLSFAADSRRTRWLEQSRISSVGVLCRQYGDLPPLTLETIKERVMYVLKLYDKINPEKLQTSSHFMKDLGLDSLDQVEIIMAMEDEFGFEIPDAEAEKLMTPEEIVQYIADKKDVYE, encoded by the exons ATGGCGGCCCGTGtcctgcagcagtgtgtccgCTCGCTCGCCCGGCCCTCGCTGAGGCTGTGCTCCGGTAACCTGGCAGTCAGAGCCGCTGCCGCACCGGCAGCTGCCATTCACCGACCTCTCTCCTTTGCCGCAGACAGTCGGAGGACGCGGTGGCTCGAACAGAGCCGG ATCTCCTCGGTGGGTGTCTTGTGCCGACAGTACGGAGACCTGCCCCCCCTCACCCTAGAGACCATCAAAGAACGCGTCATGTATGTGCTCAAGCTCTACGATAAGATCAATCCTGAGAAG CTTCAGACATCCTCCCATTTCATGAAAGATTTGGGTCTGGACAGCTTGGACCAGGTGGAGATCATCATGGCCATGGAGGATGAGTTTG GTTTTGAGATCCCAGATGCAGAAGCAGAGAAGTTGATGACTCCTGAGGAGATTGTACAGTACATCGCAGACAAGAAGGATGTTTATGAATAA
- the dctn5 gene encoding dynactin subunit 5, translating to MELSEILYNKAEYIETASGNKVSRQSVLCGSQNIVLNGKTIVMNDCIIRGDLANVRVGRHCVVKSRSVIRPPFKKFSKGVAFFPLHIGDHVFIEEDCVVNAAQIGSYVHIGKNCVIGRRCVLKDCCKILDNTVLPPETVVPPFTVFSGCPGLFSGELPECTQDLMIDVTKSYYQKFLPLSQI from the exons ATGGAGTTGTCTGAAATACTGTACAACAAAGCGGAGTACATTGAGACG GCTTCTGGCAACAAAGTGAGCAgacagtcagtgctgtgtgggAGTCAAAATATTGTCCTCAATGGCAAA ACTATTGTCATGAATGACTGCATCATCAGAGGAGACCTGGCTAACGTCAGAGTGGGCAGACACTGTGTTGTGAAGAGTCGGAGTGTTATTCGGCCACCTTTTAAAAAGTTCAGCAAAGG AGTGGCGTTCTTCCCACTGCACATCGGAGACCACGTCTTCATTGAGGAGGACTGTGTGGTCAACGCAGCACAGATCGGTTCCTATGTTCACATTGGCAAGAACTGTGTCATA gGTCGTCGCTGTGTGCTGAAGGACTGCTGTAAAATCTTAGACAACACGGTGCTTCCTCCTGAGACAGTGGTGCCACCTTTCACTGTCTTCTCTGGATGTCCAG gtCTGTTTTCAGGAGAGCTCCCAGAGTGCACGCAGGACCTGATGATTGACGTAACCAAGAGCTACTACCAGAAGTTCCTGCCCCTCAGCCAGATCTGA